A genomic region of Candidatus Hydrogenedentota bacterium contains the following coding sequences:
- a CDS encoding L-rhamnose mutarotase, with amino-acid sequence MRRILAGALSIALLAAAVFLYQTANAAPKVQRYGSVIGLKADKIDDYKKLHAAAWPEVLKMIKECNIRNYSIYLHRLDDDQYYLFSYFEYVGADFKADMAKMAADPMTQKWWKETDPCQFPIKHRKESERWAAMEEVFHCE; translated from the coding sequence ATGCGCAGAATACTCGCCGGAGCCTTGAGCATCGCACTTCTCGCCGCGGCAGTTTTCCTATACCAAACCGCAAACGCGGCGCCAAAGGTCCAACGCTACGGCAGCGTGATCGGCCTCAAGGCCGATAAAATCGACGACTACAAGAAACTGCACGCGGCGGCGTGGCCCGAAGTATTGAAGATGATCAAGGAGTGCAACATCAGGAACTACTCCATCTACCTGCACCGCCTCGACGACGATCAGTATTACCTTTTCAGCTACTTCGAGTACGTTGGCGCCGATTTCAAGGCCGATATGGCCAAGATGGCTGCCGACCCCATGACGCAAAAATGGTGGAAAGAAACCGACCCCTGCCAATTCCCCATCAAGCACCGCAAAGAAAGCGAACGCTGGGCTGCCATGGAAGAAGTGTTCCACTGCGAATAG
- a CDS encoding sodium:solute symporter: MSDSGQLGALDLGVLVLYLVGIVVLGIWAGLRRRGDSEDTGFFLAGRTLTWPIIGMALFATNISTVHLVSLAQEGYTNGLAYGNFEWMAAFTLIILAMFFAPFYVRTRVSTLPEFLERRYSRSSRDWLTFMSIVSAIFIHIGFSFYAGAVVLEGLFGIGKMTSILIVALVTGSYTIIGGLTAVVITESVQTVILILGAVTLTAAAYLRAGGWAGITDTVDPHLLTMIRPSGDPSGLPWYSVLLGYPVIGIWYWCTDQTIVQRVLGAKNETHARLGPLFAGFIKILPVFIFVLPGLICAALIKQGALPNTLEKSEQVYAFMVSHLLPAGLRGLVAAALLAALMSTVASALNSAATLFSHDIFRRFSPDASDRTLVTVGRVATLVGLAIAVAWSPFLGRYPSVFQGINSAICYIAPPITAVFVFGIFWHGASSKGAITTLVTGSILGFAVFLLDWFKDSTGWNVPFMMAGFYLFVACSCVHLAVSLMYPDTASGDRAAMVWSSPLAPFRREAGQGFGSYNIAAIALCLIMVTLYIVFR, from the coding sequence ATGTCGGATTCGGGTCAATTGGGGGCGCTGGACTTGGGCGTATTGGTCCTATACCTCGTGGGCATCGTGGTGCTTGGCATTTGGGCGGGACTACGCCGCCGCGGCGACAGTGAAGACACCGGCTTCTTCCTTGCCGGGCGCACACTAACCTGGCCCATCATCGGCATGGCCTTGTTCGCCACCAATATCTCGACCGTTCATCTGGTGAGCCTCGCTCAAGAAGGCTATACCAATGGTCTCGCGTACGGTAACTTCGAGTGGATGGCCGCCTTCACGCTGATCATCCTCGCCATGTTCTTCGCGCCTTTCTATGTGCGCACGCGCGTCTCGACCTTGCCCGAGTTTCTCGAGCGTCGCTACAGCCGGAGCAGCCGCGATTGGCTCACCTTCATGTCCATCGTTTCCGCAATCTTCATCCACATCGGATTCTCGTTCTACGCCGGCGCCGTTGTGCTTGAGGGCCTCTTCGGCATCGGTAAAATGACGAGCATCCTCATCGTTGCCCTGGTGACGGGTAGCTACACCATAATAGGCGGCCTGACAGCCGTCGTAATAACCGAATCGGTACAAACCGTCATCCTGATACTAGGAGCCGTCACATTGACTGCGGCGGCCTACCTACGCGCCGGCGGATGGGCAGGCATTACGGATACCGTCGACCCGCATCTCCTCACTATGATACGGCCATCCGGCGATCCTTCGGGACTGCCTTGGTATTCCGTGCTGCTTGGATACCCCGTAATTGGGATTTGGTATTGGTGCACCGATCAAACGATCGTGCAGCGTGTCCTGGGCGCAAAGAACGAAACACACGCGCGGCTCGGTCCCTTGTTCGCTGGATTCATCAAAATTCTGCCCGTATTCATCTTCGTGTTGCCCGGTCTTATTTGTGCCGCGCTGATAAAGCAAGGGGCGTTACCCAATACCCTTGAGAAGTCGGAACAAGTCTACGCCTTCATGGTCAGCCACTTGTTGCCTGCCGGACTGCGCGGATTGGTCGCCGCCGCGTTGCTCGCCGCACTGATGAGCACCGTCGCAAGCGCGCTGAACTCTGCCGCCACTCTGTTCTCGCACGACATCTTTCGCCGCTTCTCACCAGATGCCAGCGACCGAACACTGGTAACCGTCGGTCGTGTGGCTACACTGGTCGGTCTTGCCATTGCTGTGGCCTGGTCGCCATTCCTTGGACGTTACCCATCCGTCTTTCAGGGCATCAACTCCGCGATTTGCTACATTGCCCCGCCCATCACCGCCGTCTTCGTGTTTGGTATTTTCTGGCATGGCGCATCGTCGAAAGGGGCAATTACTACACTCGTGACCGGCTCAATCCTCGGCTTTGCCGTGTTTCTCCTCGATTGGTTTAAAGACTCCACGGGTTGGAACGTACCCTTCATGATGGCGGGCTTCTATCTCTTCGTGGCGTGCAGTTGCGTACATCTTGCCGTCTCGCTCATGTACCCCGACACCGCATCCGGCGATCGTGCCGCGATGGTATGGTCAAGCCCCTTGGCACCGTTCCGACGCGAGGCTGGACAAGGTTTCGGCAGCTACAATATTGCAGCCATCGCGCTGTGCCTTATCATGGTCACGTTATACATCGTGTTTCGCTGA
- a CDS encoding NAD-dependent epimerase/dehydratase family protein, translated as MKILVTGGAGFIGSHVVDHLLNAGHSVDVVDNLITGARENLNPKAIFHHMDITTPDIVTLFERVKPEAVYHLAAQMNVSASVENPLFDATTNILGTIRLLEASIRNGVRRFVFSSSGGTIYGAPAILPATEETPAAPVSPYAASKLAAEEYIKMYSRAYGMTYVILRYSNVFGPRQIPHGECGVCAVLADLMLKGKIPTLYGFGKPVRDYVYVDDVARANVLALEKGAHLTINISSGVGTTVNELFEVLREVIGFTEEPLRKELRPGEVESNICANAFARTVFGWEPRIGLLEGLRNTIHAART; from the coding sequence ATGAAGATTCTCGTTACCGGCGGAGCGGGGTTCATTGGCTCGCACGTGGTCGACCACTTGCTCAATGCGGGTCATAGTGTCGACGTCGTGGACAATCTGATCACCGGCGCCAGAGAGAACCTAAATCCCAAGGCGATTTTCCACCACATGGACATCACCACGCCCGATATCGTTACGCTCTTCGAACGGGTGAAGCCGGAAGCGGTCTATCACCTCGCCGCGCAAATGAATGTTTCGGCAAGTGTGGAGAACCCCCTCTTCGATGCAACGACCAACATCCTGGGTACCATCCGGCTACTTGAAGCCTCAATCCGAAACGGCGTTAGGCGGTTCGTCTTCTCTTCCAGCGGAGGCACCATCTACGGCGCACCTGCGATATTGCCCGCAACCGAAGAGACTCCTGCCGCGCCCGTGAGCCCCTACGCCGCGAGTAAGCTTGCCGCGGAGGAATACATTAAGATGTACTCGCGCGCGTACGGAATGACCTACGTAATCCTCCGCTATTCCAACGTGTTCGGGCCGCGACAGATACCCCACGGAGAATGCGGTGTGTGCGCCGTGCTCGCTGACCTGATGCTGAAAGGCAAGATCCCGACGCTCTACGGCTTCGGCAAACCAGTCCGCGATTACGTATACGTTGACGACGTTGCGCGTGCAAACGTGTTGGCCCTGGAAAAGGGAGCCCACCTTACCATCAACATCTCCAGCGGCGTTGGCACAACGGTCAATGAACTCTTCGAAGTCCTGCGAGAAGTCATTGGTTTCACGGAGGAACCACTCCGCAAAGAACTTCGACCCGGCGAAGTCGAAAGCAACATCTGCGCAAACGCCTTCGCCAGGACAGTTTTCGGCTGGGAACCGCGCATCGGACTGCTCGAAGGCCTACGCAACACAATTCACGCGGCGCGCACATAA
- a CDS encoding glycosyltransferase, protein MRVLILGQPFFRNPRVMSRYSGPHEIRTICACPTADYCFDPLRESWSDILSRFGANWTPDIALFWFPENDPPPLGIEDSPIPTVAMAGDWNMFYPCLSVNLGRYDHVLCDKEGVKVLGNNGILPHHLFPLYSHDPELHMRYGAEKDIDILYVGSLNFAHYRERAKYLERIARMSDRYRVVLTTGFYDEAYGRLLDRAKIVFNLSIRGEVNLRVFESMACGALAFLEDRNDEVRDWFEDGRDLVLYNNDNLEDRLAYYLDHPAERNAIVERALSRAPSFAPENRINAIIDWANSQPSSGRPFRNLPPEERTYQTTLQYLSTLRKEYKPLCEKIMGEPAKATPQDPQAWTLVAKCVLFPPPSFLEERRVNLALSVTRRAFELAPHSAAYALNAATTAEWLSRDPEPFLRATLKTDSLDGEENLLGWFVFEIWMRWLHAIPLRQAKLSMLHAEAHSRLGHIELARGNKDLAVDHFVHTLELDPDNTSVSRQLAEIYWELGRKEDALRVIRVCRCHFPLELELRDRLVEWYQACDMDEKAEEELRDARLIAQTLMCSTADSLVR, encoded by the coding sequence TTGCGTGTCCTGATACTTGGCCAGCCTTTCTTTCGCAATCCGCGCGTCATGTCCCGGTATTCCGGGCCACACGAAATCCGCACCATCTGCGCCTGCCCCACAGCCGACTATTGTTTTGACCCGCTCCGTGAGAGTTGGTCGGATATTCTGAGTCGTTTTGGCGCGAACTGGACACCTGATATCGCTCTGTTTTGGTTTCCGGAGAACGACCCTCCCCCCCTTGGGATTGAGGATTCCCCTATCCCCACCGTCGCCATGGCGGGCGATTGGAATATGTTCTATCCATGTCTTTCGGTCAATCTGGGCCGATACGACCACGTCTTGTGTGACAAGGAGGGTGTTAAAGTCCTGGGCAATAACGGCATATTGCCCCATCATCTTTTTCCCCTCTACTCGCATGACCCGGAGCTCCACATGCGCTATGGAGCAGAAAAGGACATCGACATACTCTACGTCGGCAGTCTCAATTTTGCCCATTACCGCGAACGAGCAAAGTACCTTGAACGCATCGCAAGAATGTCTGACCGGTATCGCGTCGTACTCACGACTGGATTCTACGACGAAGCCTACGGACGACTGCTCGACCGCGCCAAGATTGTGTTCAACCTCTCAATTCGCGGCGAGGTCAATCTCCGCGTGTTTGAATCGATGGCCTGCGGAGCGCTCGCGTTTCTCGAAGACAGGAATGACGAGGTCCGCGACTGGTTTGAAGATGGCCGGGATCTCGTTCTGTACAACAACGACAACCTCGAAGATCGACTTGCCTACTATCTCGATCACCCCGCCGAGAGGAACGCCATCGTAGAACGCGCCCTATCGCGCGCACCGTCGTTCGCGCCGGAGAATCGCATCAACGCTATCATCGATTGGGCAAATTCCCAACCCAGCAGTGGGCGGCCCTTCCGCAATCTGCCACCCGAGGAAAGAACCTACCAGACCACCTTGCAGTACCTATCCACGTTGCGCAAGGAATACAAACCGCTCTGTGAAAAAATTATGGGGGAACCCGCCAAAGCAACACCCCAAGATCCTCAGGCATGGACTCTGGTGGCGAAGTGCGTCCTTTTTCCTCCCCCCTCCTTCCTGGAAGAAAGACGCGTCAATTTGGCGCTCAGCGTAACCCGGCGGGCGTTTGAACTTGCGCCGCATTCTGCCGCGTATGCGCTAAACGCCGCGACTACTGCCGAATGGTTGTCCAGAGATCCCGAACCCTTTCTCCGCGCTACGCTGAAAACGGATTCGCTGGACGGTGAAGAAAACCTACTCGGCTGGTTTGTCTTTGAAATCTGGATGCGTTGGCTACACGCGATTCCCCTCCGCCAGGCCAAACTATCCATGCTGCACGCGGAGGCTCACTCCCGTCTCGGCCACATTGAACTGGCGCGCGGCAACAAAGATCTCGCTGTCGACCATTTCGTCCATACACTGGAACTGGACCCTGACAACACCTCCGTGTCGCGACAATTGGCAGAGATCTATTGGGAATTGGGCCGCAAAGAGGATGCGCTCCGAGTAATACGAGTTTGTCGCTGCCACTTCCCCCTTGAACTGGAGTTACGCGATCGATTGGTGGAATGGTATCAAGCATGCGACATGGACGAGAAGGCTGAAGAAGAACTGCGAGACGCGAGACTCATCGCTCAGACTCTTATGTGTTCAACGGCAGATTCGCTTGTGCGATAA
- a CDS encoding glycosyltransferase: MIHTKPYDFKHACGTSISRKTRGKFTSIKVFVLAECSKIQDCQESRLRNRLQDEGSFRDLLFFLLVKRDFEAIDALTPEVEGCSDGDLLFLDTIRAIRSGGDAEVLVDRLDDERDPWLHYTVAKILLNNGNAQSAIAVASRYLRLFQRDCLLLNLAAKFLAVKGEQEVALQLIESSLKLNPAQNDMAMLRDCILGQRAWPVPLYLDPLPLFQQVSFYVPVYNVERYIRQAIEGLISQNYPLAEIIVVDDGTPDRSIEIAMEYPVRIVRHEQNRGLAAARNTALKHASGSYVGSVDSDAVPDVNYTKYAMMEYENPCPELAGVGGRLIEAFTDTPADLWRKEWLSQDPGPVRKCPPLFLYGSNTVLRRESILGVGGYGEQFRTNNEDVQLCNRLRSHGFSLIHTPWPVAYHHRRDTLRSVLKTKWNWLYWNRVQEGTFDTCGSIVKQMAGTLLESVHMMLTDRQVGRRGLLYIDFLWMAMDAVLNTNHAVHIGQLDSVEARYIQNGVLESVRRIGAHYGSGLYEKVIADLSDLLLDGDALDGLPDAPWRAVLSGVLGDFERVCIDLDDVIFRVQD; encoded by the coding sequence ATGATACATACGAAGCCATACGACTTTAAACACGCGTGTGGCACGTCGATTTCGCGTAAAACCAGGGGCAAATTCACTTCGATAAAGGTGTTCGTGTTGGCCGAGTGCTCCAAGATCCAGGATTGCCAGGAATCGAGGCTGCGAAACCGTCTGCAAGATGAGGGAAGTTTTCGGGATCTACTCTTCTTCCTTCTTGTGAAACGGGACTTCGAGGCTATAGACGCCCTTACCCCGGAAGTGGAAGGGTGCAGTGACGGCGACCTCCTCTTTCTGGATACTATTCGCGCGATTCGCAGTGGCGGAGACGCAGAGGTGCTGGTGGACCGCCTAGACGACGAGCGGGATCCATGGCTCCACTACACGGTTGCCAAGATTCTCCTTAATAACGGTAACGCACAGTCGGCGATTGCTGTTGCCTCCCGCTACCTACGCCTATTTCAGCGAGATTGTCTGCTCTTGAATCTTGCCGCAAAGTTTCTCGCGGTTAAGGGGGAGCAGGAAGTCGCGCTGCAATTGATTGAGTCGAGCCTAAAGCTCAATCCTGCGCAGAACGATATGGCTATGCTCAGGGACTGCATTCTTGGGCAGCGCGCGTGGCCCGTTCCGCTGTATCTGGACCCACTCCCATTGTTTCAGCAGGTGTCCTTCTACGTTCCTGTCTACAACGTTGAGCGTTATATCCGGCAGGCGATCGAGGGCCTGATTTCACAGAACTACCCGCTTGCCGAGATTATTGTTGTGGATGATGGAACGCCGGATCGTTCGATAGAGATTGCGATGGAGTATCCGGTACGTATTGTTCGCCATGAGCAGAATCGCGGGCTTGCTGCCGCCCGCAATACGGCGCTGAAGCACGCGTCCGGTTCGTACGTCGGTTCGGTCGACAGCGATGCCGTGCCCGACGTGAACTACACCAAGTACGCCATGATGGAGTACGAGAATCCGTGTCCAGAGTTGGCGGGAGTGGGAGGGCGGCTCATCGAGGCGTTCACAGACACCCCGGCGGACCTGTGGCGCAAAGAATGGTTGAGTCAGGATCCAGGTCCCGTACGCAAATGTCCGCCATTGTTCTTGTACGGATCGAACACGGTGCTCCGGCGCGAATCCATATTGGGGGTAGGTGGTTATGGCGAGCAGTTTCGCACCAACAACGAAGATGTGCAGTTGTGCAATCGACTGAGATCTCACGGGTTCTCGCTCATCCACACGCCGTGGCCTGTTGCGTATCATCACCGGCGCGATACCCTGCGCAGCGTCCTCAAGACGAAGTGGAATTGGCTTTATTGGAATCGCGTGCAAGAGGGGACGTTTGACACGTGCGGTTCTATCGTCAAGCAGATGGCAGGTACGTTACTGGAATCCGTACACATGATGTTGACCGATCGACAGGTCGGGCGGCGTGGACTGTTGTACATCGATTTTCTTTGGATGGCCATGGACGCTGTCCTTAACACGAATCATGCGGTGCATATCGGACAACTCGATAGCGTGGAAGCACGCTACATTCAGAATGGGGTTCTCGAGTCCGTTCGTCGTATTGGCGCACATTACGGCAGCGGTCTGTATGAGAAGGTGATTGCGGATCTCTCTGATCTTCTATTGGATGGGGACGCGCTAGATGGCCTTCCCGACGCCCCCTGGCGTGCCGTGCTATCGGGGGTGCTGGGAGATTTCGAGCGCGTCTGCATCGATTTGGATGATGTCATATTCCGTGTGCAGGACTGA
- a CDS encoding V-type ATP synthase subunit D: MPRYELAPTRTNLLRLKGDLAFALEGYELLEQKREILMSELKRVTDRAVEAQRTVDAELEKAYRALREAKTAVGNIGIESAACAINMTTELHVHERHVMGVAIPTVEMAITESPPHYGPTLTSAWTDEAANRFRSALEALTVLAETRIAVVRLAREIQKTIRRVNALEKIFIPDYRETKKYVEDALEEADRGALSLLKLVKEKLENVQS, translated from the coding sequence ATGCCACGCTACGAACTAGCGCCCACGCGCACAAACCTCCTGCGACTTAAGGGCGATCTCGCGTTCGCCTTGGAGGGCTACGAACTCCTTGAGCAAAAGCGCGAGATCTTGATGAGCGAACTCAAACGCGTGACCGATCGCGCCGTTGAAGCCCAGCGCACGGTGGACGCCGAACTCGAAAAGGCCTATCGCGCCTTGCGTGAAGCAAAGACTGCGGTAGGAAACATCGGCATCGAGTCGGCTGCATGCGCGATCAACATGACCACCGAACTCCATGTGCACGAGCGCCACGTTATGGGAGTTGCAATCCCCACCGTTGAGATGGCTATAACCGAGTCTCCTCCCCACTACGGCCCTACGCTCACATCCGCGTGGACCGACGAAGCCGCGAACCGGTTTCGAAGTGCGCTGGAAGCCCTTACGGTACTGGCGGAAACGCGCATTGCCGTCGTGCGCCTCGCTCGCGAGATTCAGAAGACCATTCGACGCGTGAACGCCCTCGAGAAAATCTTCATCCCCGACTACCGGGAAACGAAGAAGTACGTGGAAGACGCGCTGGAAGAGGCTGACCGGGGCGCGCTGTCTCTGCTCAAACTCGTCAAAGAAAAATTGGAGAACGTCCAATCGTGA
- a CDS encoding V-type ATP synthase subunit B, which translates to MNAQPPSSDLQDNSLLDRREYVGADEVSGPILAVSGIHNVGYNELVEIVDPRGNIRLGMTLEVSEGAAVAQVFEGTSGLRLNDTRIRFRGEPLAIPVSPEILGRAFDGLGRPTDGSPEPSGEFRDVNGLPVNPTARDYPRKFIQTGISAIDGMNTLVRGQKLPIFSGSGLPHRQIVAQIARQARIVGEEASFAVVFAGMGIKHDEAVFYLRSFEESGAMGRVVAYLSLADAPSVERLITPRAALTAAEYLAFDLGMHVLVILTDMTNYCEALREISTQRQEIPSRKGYPGYLYSDLASIYERAGMIIGREGSITQVPVVSMPNDDISHPVPDLSGYITEGQIVLERDLDQRGIYPPIAGLPSLSRLMKDGIGEGMTREDHAHLASQLFAAYAQVKNIRALASVIGEEELTKLDRTYLEFGDAFERKFLSQGSDEDRSIAQTLDTGWEVLSTLPREELHRITEDEIRKYYGK; encoded by the coding sequence ATGAACGCACAGCCGCCCTCATCTGATCTCCAGGACAACAGCCTGCTCGACCGGCGCGAGTATGTTGGCGCGGACGAAGTGTCCGGCCCCATTCTCGCCGTAAGCGGCATACACAACGTCGGCTACAACGAGTTGGTGGAGATCGTCGACCCGCGTGGCAATATTCGCCTCGGCATGACCCTCGAAGTATCCGAGGGCGCGGCCGTAGCCCAAGTGTTTGAAGGCACGTCGGGGCTGCGCCTGAACGATACGCGCATTCGCTTTCGCGGCGAGCCGCTGGCCATACCTGTTTCGCCGGAGATACTCGGCCGGGCCTTCGACGGCTTGGGCCGCCCGACTGACGGCAGTCCCGAACCTTCTGGCGAATTCCGCGATGTGAATGGATTACCCGTAAATCCGACTGCGCGCGACTATCCCCGCAAGTTCATCCAGACCGGGATCTCTGCAATCGATGGAATGAACACCTTGGTCAGAGGGCAGAAGCTCCCCATCTTCTCGGGAAGCGGCCTGCCGCATCGGCAGATCGTCGCGCAGATCGCTCGGCAGGCAAGGATTGTCGGCGAAGAAGCGTCGTTTGCGGTGGTCTTTGCGGGGATGGGCATCAAGCACGATGAAGCCGTCTTCTACCTCCGGAGTTTTGAAGAGTCGGGCGCCATGGGCCGGGTCGTAGCGTATTTAAGCCTCGCCGACGCGCCTTCCGTCGAACGCCTGATCACCCCGCGCGCTGCGCTGACGGCAGCGGAGTACCTCGCCTTCGACCTCGGGATGCACGTGCTCGTCATCCTCACCGATATGACCAACTATTGCGAAGCGCTCCGCGAGATCTCCACGCAGCGCCAAGAGATACCCAGCCGCAAGGGATATCCCGGCTATCTGTATAGCGACTTGGCCAGCATCTACGAACGTGCAGGCATGATTATCGGGCGCGAAGGTTCCATCACACAGGTTCCGGTCGTCAGTATGCCCAACGACGACATTTCCCATCCCGTGCCCGATCTGTCGGGATATATCACCGAGGGACAGATTGTACTCGAACGTGATCTCGATCAACGCGGGATTTACCCGCCCATAGCCGGGTTGCCTTCACTTTCACGGCTAATGAAAGACGGAATTGGTGAGGGCATGACGCGCGAAGACCATGCGCATCTCGCCAGCCAACTCTTTGCCGCATACGCGCAAGTGAAGAACATTCGGGCGCTGGCATCAGTAATCGGCGAAGAAGAACTCACAAAACTCGACCGGACCTATCTCGAGTTCGGCGACGCATTCGAGCGCAAGTTCCTCAGCCAAGGCTCGGACGAAGACCGCTCGATCGCGCAAACGCTCGATACCGGCTGGGAGGTGCTTTCTACCCTGCCGCGCGAGGAACTGCATCGCATTACCGAAGACGAAATTCGCAAGTACTACGGAAAGTGA